Proteins co-encoded in one Arachis hypogaea cultivar Tifrunner chromosome 13, arahy.Tifrunner.gnm2.J5K5, whole genome shotgun sequence genomic window:
- the LOC112737956 gene encoding protein trichome birefringence-like 42 isoform X1, with the protein MSNIHGIQNIMKIFKMTYNFLLSPFVEAFVILWVITPLLYQACGNAFDEKKPNQEGGCDASVGNWIIDDFDYPLYNASTDCPFIVKGFDCLRNGRPDHGYLKYKWKPFGCNLPRFDGQKFLERNRGKKIMFVGDSISNNMWQSLTCLLHIAVPESNYTITTQRKNLFAFLFPEYEASIMWLKNGFLVDVVRDKEKGRIIKLDSIETGFLWKDVDVLIFNTYHWWTHIGQSNKWAYVQVGDKIIEGMDYIEAYKIGLTTWANWIDSNIDQSKIKVLFQGIAASHSGGVNCVEQTEPEEELEAPHPGLDIAKSILSNMTNPVDLLDITLLTQLRIDGHPSIYSGRGTSYVDCSHWCLAGVPDTWNELLYATLIQN; encoded by the exons ATGTCAAATATTCATGGTATACAAAACattatgaaaattttcaaaatgacTTACAATTTTTTGTTATCTCCTTTCGTAGAGGCCTTTGTAATTCTATGGGTAATAACACCTTTATTGTATCAAGCGTGTGGAAATGCTTTTGATGAGAAGAAACCAAATCAAGAAGGAGGGTGTGATGCTTCAGTTGGAAATTGGATTATTGATGACTTCGATTATCCTCTCTATAATGCATCAACCGATTGCCCATTTATAGTAAAGGGTTTTGATTGCCTAAGAAATGGCAGGCCTGATCATGGATACCTCAAGTACAAATGGAAACCCTTTGGTTGTAACCTTCCAAG GTTTGACGGTCAGAAATTTTTGGAGAGAAATAGAGGAAAGAAGATAATGTTTGTCGGAGACTCCATAAGCAACAACATGTGGCAGTCACTGACTTGTTTGCTTCACATTGCAGTTCCAGAATCAAATTACACTATAACTACACAAAGAAAGAATCTTTTTGCCTTCTTATTTCCG GAATATGAAGCATCCATAATGTGGTTGAAAAATGGCTTTCTTGTGGATGTGGTTCGTGATAAAGAAAAAGGAAGGATTATAAAACTAGATTCCATTGAAACTGGGTTCCTTTGGAAAGACGTAGATGTCTTGATTTTCAATACCTATCATTGGTGGACTCATATTGGACAATCTAATAA ATGGGCTTATGTTCAAGTTGGTGACAAGATAATCGAAGGCATGGATTACATAGAGGCTTACAAAATTGGATTAACCACATGGGCTAACTGGATCGATTCTAACATTGATCAATCAAAGATTAAAGTTTTGTTCCAAGGAATTGCTGCTTCCCATTCTGG GGGAGTGAATTGTGTTGAACAAACTGAACCAGAGGAAGAGCTTGAAGCACCTCATCCTGGTTTGGACATAGCCAAGAGCATATTGAGTAACATGACAAATCCTGTTGATTTGCTTGACATCACTTTGCTCACACAACTAAGAATAGATGGTCATCCTTCTATATACTCAGGTAGAGGCACTTCCTACGTGGATTGCAGTCACTGGTGTCTAGCTGGTGTTCCTGATACTTGGAACGAATTATTATATGCTACTCTTattcaaaattaa
- the LOC112737956 gene encoding protein trichome birefringence-like 42 isoform X2 translates to MAGLIMDTSSTNGNPLVVTFQVSVGRFDGQKFLERNRGKKIMFVGDSISNNMWQSLTCLLHIAVPESNYTITTQRKNLFAFLFPEYEASIMWLKNGFLVDVVRDKEKGRIIKLDSIETGFLWKDVDVLIFNTYHWWTHIGQSNKWAYVQVGDKIIEGMDYIEAYKIGLTTWANWIDSNIDQSKIKVLFQGIAASHSGGVNCVEQTEPEEELEAPHPGLDIAKSILSNMTNPVDLLDITLLTQLRIDGHPSIYSGRGTSYVDCSHWCLAGVPDTWNELLYATLIQN, encoded by the exons ATGGCAGGCCTGATCATGGATACCTCAAGTACAAATGGAAACCCTTTGGTTGTAACCTTCCAAG TGTCGGTTGGTAGGTTTGACGGTCAGAAATTTTTGGAGAGAAATAGAGGAAAGAAGATAATGTTTGTCGGAGACTCCATAAGCAACAACATGTGGCAGTCACTGACTTGTTTGCTTCACATTGCAGTTCCAGAATCAAATTACACTATAACTACACAAAGAAAGAATCTTTTTGCCTTCTTATTTCCG GAATATGAAGCATCCATAATGTGGTTGAAAAATGGCTTTCTTGTGGATGTGGTTCGTGATAAAGAAAAAGGAAGGATTATAAAACTAGATTCCATTGAAACTGGGTTCCTTTGGAAAGACGTAGATGTCTTGATTTTCAATACCTATCATTGGTGGACTCATATTGGACAATCTAATAA ATGGGCTTATGTTCAAGTTGGTGACAAGATAATCGAAGGCATGGATTACATAGAGGCTTACAAAATTGGATTAACCACATGGGCTAACTGGATCGATTCTAACATTGATCAATCAAAGATTAAAGTTTTGTTCCAAGGAATTGCTGCTTCCCATTCTGG GGGAGTGAATTGTGTTGAACAAACTGAACCAGAGGAAGAGCTTGAAGCACCTCATCCTGGTTTGGACATAGCCAAGAGCATATTGAGTAACATGACAAATCCTGTTGATTTGCTTGACATCACTTTGCTCACACAACTAAGAATAGATGGTCATCCTTCTATATACTCAGGTAGAGGCACTTCCTACGTGGATTGCAGTCACTGGTGTCTAGCTGGTGTTCCTGATACTTGGAACGAATTATTATATGCTACTCTTattcaaaattaa